From one Stigmatopora nigra isolate UIUO_SnigA chromosome 8, RoL_Snig_1.1, whole genome shotgun sequence genomic stretch:
- the LOC144200097 gene encoding uncharacterized protein LOC144200097 isoform X2, whose amino-acid sequence MSPEIREYAEDIGIDPDKEPLLMVLAKAMVIELPTGWVRKYEGGKTFYYNSQLDTHTLEHPCKAKHSQLVVKEREHVQHAAVDVKNQKKLKEKQEEEKRTKETLVTQELRECETDPLEDLPKVISGDHCSYLPQQQLSGEVLSPDLLVGYFDEEDRRLFDNKKIEAAKIHLEKAAAINGLQILEEQPDEELEFSEYGIREYAKDMGIDPEKEPELMWIAKESLCARLPTHWVPCKDGTGHVFYYDINSATTSWEHPCDVQYRMKVAQERERLQQALEADVKANMDNSDLRATDGDSTEEVLQEKTGKTQTHSEDHSFETPQQQPHMESIISDNCASHDNQLENDGKEKFDSESTKSNVVSAASVCPGEPRDEKLNFSEEEIKQYAREIGIDPENEPELMWLAKQAIMANLPPGWLEREDESGNIYYHNCQLDTCIWEHPSKLHYAKMVIKERRRIRRKSVDGTSTVKKSKKKVKEKQEEKERRKRTKKKSSRSFHSDSAEEVSNPMTELQQQQLFGELSDNQISAADFEKEGQQEAKCEKAVFGMRLVEENPILPTRPEEEAGEKEQFRSENDQGDQRPRNGEREKKKEVGLDKNDDTEAVLRKEDTKMHVFQMEMKRGEEGEKWQLKCETEKMYPPQKDSWKEVFTCLTGESETIRHFHEKHHKGEEEEDMKLLKKESLLRLHCYQEQLKREEQEEMERLRLEKEMRQRYHEEQMRAEELEAERLMREKITRTQLYELQLKREEEDEKERLRREMELRTARHRQELSVEEEKEVQKLKKEREDRTHQWHEELTKQEIEAEKQMQRLKEEKELKKRIVLEALKQEEEEEIEQLKKEKERKMQLLKREEAREVDSFKREKEMRTSLRLEENKNEEEEAVDKFKQDMETRMHLFQKKMIQEEEEEIERLKKEKSRKIHYHQEQLKKEEEEQLDELKAEKEIRMSQYGKTQRSDMEDSLGMLEREETSSKLEDGERTLSIEELVGVEEMLMGKERRMTLQSEGMRANEDEEIERLEDEESRIFLCFEEEDNSMKTEDTISLGGQNELGRDEAAGVEERGGEDSRTRMEMWHCKEKMVREQEDQERKMMESKMCSVLEELMKEENDELNRLKTKTQLRINQLQEKLRTQEDEAMERFKNDLETRLRDHRERMTKEEGEEIKQMITEKKIKIELYQEKLRKEEDEEAAQMKTEKEARIRHCREELTKMMETRMCQFLDELKKEEEEEAKRLKTETQMRIHLLQEKLTTQEEEAVERFKNDMDARICDLRERFTKEEAEQLEQMSTQNKVKMELHQAKLKKVEEEEEEAAQMKIEKEARIRRCKEELSKAEDKALEELKRKETRFQFELETNLRLCEESLKKKEEDEVTRLNTETEKKLRLRREKLKREEAAEVSQLKTAKEERVNLRRDELKVEEEETMKQLVEEKEFKTHLKREELSRVQEEEIERFQKDQEMRIRRCREEMRKEEDHEVEKLKEEEKRMKKDFEMRLCLRQQEIRSEEEDVLQRLKSAKERRVSLCMKELKKEEEEEKERLRNDFGVRIRRQRQETMREEEVEVEQFKAAKEGRVKDYSEKLRNEEDKEMEGLKREKEMRMRVCQEKLRREEEVAVKRLETETNCRIQLCIQEVRRKEAEAVEQMNKEEMRLKTEKDKRMWLFQKELRKEEEEETDNFKRQKENRIRIYQEEMKKGEEVAVGRRDEGARVHLCQEEGNEEHILREKEDRMSQQRDELKCEDDEVWLKRKRVKNMRVQQEKLRRECEENEEALKNEDEARLYLQQETGKESRTYTVLQKEDVKEFQETDPTDIENQSIEEEERLREEKLMQFCKDELMRKDDGNTDIFKKETKAQLLQETPKREDLTEQLQRESGDKSGLFQESQQSEEDGLESERTYIQQEKRFLEEGESVSLVENALLHQGDQREDRTKEILKPENQEPSHLGQDKWVTKEKEDGEEVKRDRDKRIHLQLEEMKREEEEEMEGLKKEKEQRTHHRQEELSRQENEEVQQMKKEKEMRILKRQEELRGEEEEKTQLLKQGKERRTRLCQEQLKREEEDEVARLRLEKEKRTRLLREKLLREEEEEKLNREKERRLRLRQIELKREEEKERLKKEKEKRMRLRQEEVSKKEEEEEAERLKREKEQRMLSHQEHLKRDEEREAERLKTEKDKRMRLLLEDLKREEEEERLQKEKQKRMRLSLEEFRREEEEEMARLKREKEKRMRLCQERLRREEEEELEKLKKKKEKRMHLRQEELRRKEEEELEQLRNKNSELFQLDLRSEQQHPDMFANKKEKEMHLQNVDVRGEEKEKTMKSDYKDILKLKFLRQCLLTKKKEKEALLTPSQNEELTESVLKESEEEPITIGPEHEAMLQSLCGPVEERPQNAEISGEPTPKRQYFEHLETESEGELKEENSINEDCSIKNVNFFKPELGDVNIPDLTETVFSENSDLMEPAIPTTWEK is encoded by the exons ATGTCGCCAGAGATCAGGGAGTATGCGGAGGACATCGGCATTGATCCAGATAAAGAACCACTCCTTATGGTACTTGCCAAGGCAATGGTTATTGAACTACCTACAGGTTGGGTGCG AAAATATGAAGGGGGGAAAACTTTCTATTACAACTCCCAAttagacacacacactttgGAACATCCCTGCAAAGCGAAGCACTCTCAGTTGGTGGTTAAAGAGCGTGAGCACGTCCAGCATGCTGCAGTTGATGTGAAGAACCAGAAAAAGTTGAAAGAGAAACAGGAGGAAGAGAAAAGGACGAAGGAAACGCTCGTAACACAA GAACTAAGAGAGTGTGAAACAGATCCATTAGAAGATCTTCCAAAGGTCATTTCTGGAGACCACTGTAGTTATTTGCCACAGCAACAG CTTTCTGGAGAAGTCCTCAGTCCTGATCTTCTTGTGGGATATTTTGATGAAGAGGACCGTAGATTGTTCGACAATAAGAAGATTGAAGCAGCTAAAat TCACTTGGAGAAAGCAGCAGCTATAAATGGCCTTCAAATACTCGAGGAACAGCCTGATGAAGAATTGGAGTTCTCTGAATATG GAATTAGGGAATATGCAAAGGACATGGGTATTGATCCAGAGAAAGAGCCTGAGCTCATGTGGATTGCCAAGGAGTCCTTGTGTGCCCGCCTTCCAACACATTGGGTTCCTTG CAAAGATGGAACTGGTCATGTTTTCTATTACGACATTAATTCAGCTACTACCTCCTGGGAACATCCATGTGATGTGCAGTACCGCATGAAGGTGGCTCAAGAACGAGAGCGCCTACAGCAAGCTTTGGAGGCAGACGTCAAAGCGAACATGGACAACAGT GATTTGAGAGCCACTGATGGTGATTCAACAGAAGAGGTTCTCCAAGAAAAGACTGGGAAGACGCAGACCCATTCTGAGGATCACAGCTTTGAAACACCACAGCAACAG CCACACATGGAGTCCATTATATCTGACAATTGTGCTTCTCACGACAATCAACTGGAGAATGATGGCAAAGAAAAATTTGACAGTGAATCTACAAAGAG CAATGTCGTGTCTGCAGCAAGCGTATGCCCTGGAGAGCCAAGGGATGAAAAACTTAATTTTTCTGAAGAAG agattaaacagtacgcACGGGAAATAGGCATAGATCCAGAGAATGAGCCTGAGCTTATGTGGCTTGCAAAGCAGGCCATAATGGCAAACTTGCCTCCAGGATGGTTAGAGAG AGAGGATGAGAGTGGAAATATTTATTATCACAACTGCCAATTAGATACATGCATTTGGGAGCATCCCTCAAAACTGCATTATGCTAAGATGGTCATTAAGGAGCGTCGGCGTATTCGACGTAAGTCTGTTGATGGGACTTCTACAGTGaagaaaagtaagaaaaaagtcaaagaaaaacagGAAGAAAAGGAGAGGAGGAAACGAACAAAG AAAAAGAGTTCACGCAGTTTTCATTCAGATTCAGCAGAAGAGGTTAGCAACCCCATGACTGAATTACAGCAGCAACAG ctGTTTGGGGAGCTGTCGGACAATCAGATTTCAGCAGCAGATTTTGAAAAAGAAGGGCAACAAGAGGCAAAATGTGAAAAGGCTGTTTTTGGCATGAG GTTGGTGGAAGAAAATCCAATCCTTCCAACCAGACCAGAAGAGGAAGCTGGAGAAAAGGAGCAGTTCAGGAGTGAAAATGACCAAGGTGACCAGAGACCAagaaatggagagagagagaagaagaaagaggTTGGCTTGGATAAGAACGATGACACAGAAGCCGTACTAAGGAAGGAGGAtaccaaaatgcatgttttccaAATGGAGATgaagaggggggaagagggggAAAAGTGGCAGTTGAAATGTGAGACAGAGAAAATGTATCCCCCTCAGAAAGACTCCTGGAAAGAAGTGTTTACGTGTTTGACTGGGGAATCGGAGACAATAAGACATTTCCACGAGAAACACCATAaaggagaagaggaagaagatatGAAGCTGTTGAAGAAGGAGAGTCTATTAAGGTTGCATTGCTACCAAGAGCAGCTGAAGAGGGAGGAACAGGAGGAGATGGAAAGACTGCGGCTGGAGAAAGAGATGAGACAACGTTACCATGAAGAACAAATGAGAGCCGAGGAGTTGGAGGCAGAACGCTTAATGAGGGAAAAAATAACCAGAACACAGCTCTATGAGTTGCAGTTGAAgagggaggaagaggatgagaaGGAACGCTTGAGGAGGGAGATGGAATTGAGGACAGCTCGTCATAGACAGGAATTGAGTGtggaagaagagaaagaagtTCAAAAGTTGAAAAAGGAAAGGGAGGACAGGACACATCAGTGGCATGAGGAGCTAACGAAACAGGAGATAGAGGCAGAAAAGCAAATGCAAAGAttgaaagaggagaaagagcTCAAAAAACGCATTGTCCTGGAGGCACTgaagcaagaggaagaggaggaaattGAAcagttgaaaaaagaaaaggaaagaaaaatgcaGCTCCTGAAAAGAGAAGAAGCGAGAGAAGTGGACAGTttcaagagagagaaagagatgagGACAAGCCTACGtttggaggaaaataaaaatgaggaggaagaggcagTAGATAAGTTCAAACAGGACATGGAGACCAGAATGCATCTctttcagaaaaagatgatacaagaggaagaggaagagataGAACGATTGAAGAAAGAGAAGTCAAGGAAAATACATTATCACCAGGAGCAGTTgaagaaagaggaagaggaacaactGGATGAATTGAAGGCAGAGAAAGAAATTAGAATGAGCCAGTATGGGAAAACGCAGAGGAGCGATATGGAGGATAGCCTTGGGATGTTGGAGAGGGAAGAGACCAGTTCAAAATTGGAGGATGGGGAAAGAACTCTTTCTATAGAGGAACTGGTGGGAGTAGAAGAAATGCTGATGGGCAAGGAAAGGAGAATGACTCTCCAATCAGAGGGGATGAGAGCAAATGAGGATGAAGAGATAGAGAGATTGGAAGATGAGGAGTCTAGAATTTTTCTCTGCTTTGAGGAAGAGGATAACAGCATGAAGACAGAGGACACCATATCTCTGGGTGGCCAAAATGAGTTGGGAAGAGATGAGGCAGCGGGAGTTGAGGAACGAGGAGGAGAGGACTCGAGAACCAGGATGGAAATGTGGCACTGCAAGGAAAAGATGGTAAGAGAACAAGAGGATCAGGAAAGGAAAATGATGGAATCCAAAATGTGCTCCGTTTTGGAAGAACTGATGAAAGAGGAGAATGATGAGTTGAACCGGTTGAAGACCAAAACACAATTGAGAATTAATCAACTGCAAGAGAAGTTGAGGACACAAGAAGACGAGGCCATGGAACGCTTCAAGAATGATCTGGAAACACGGCTGCGTGACCATCGGGAAAGGATGACAAAAGAGGAAGGGGAAGAGATAAAACAGATGATTACTGAAAAGAAGATTAAAATCGAACTTTACCAGGAGAAGTTAAGaaaggaggaagatgaagaggcAGCGCAGATGAAGACAGAAAAAGAGGCTAGAATTCGACACTGTAGGGAGGAGTTGACAAAAATGATGGAAACTAGAATGTGCCAATTCTTGGATGAAttgaaaaaagaagaggaagaggaagccaAGCGGTTGAAGACTGAAACTCAAATGAGAATTCATCTACTGCAAGAGAAACTGACTACACAGGAAGAAGAGGCGGTAGAACGCTTTAAGAATGACATGGATGCGCGAATATGTGACCTGCGGGAGAGGTTTACCAAAGAGGAAGCGGAACAGCTTGAACAGATGAGTACCCAAAACAAGGTCAAAATGGAACTACACCAGGCGAAGTTAAAAAAggtggaagaggaagaggaagaggcgGCACAGATGAAGATAGAAAAAGAGGCTAGGATTCGTCGCTGTAAGGAGGAGTTGTCCAAGGCTGAAGATAAAGCATTGGAAGAGTTGAAGAGAAAGGAGACCAGATTTCAGTTCGAGTTGGAAACAAACTTGCGCCTTTGCGAAGAGAGcctgaagaagaaagaagaagatgaGGTAACCAGGCTGAACACGGAGACGGAAAAGAAGCTACGCCTTCGTCGGGAGAAGCTGAAAAGAGAGGAGGCGGCGGAGGTGAGCCAGTTGAAGACGGCTAAGGAGGAGAGAGTCAATCTACGTAGGGATGAGTTGAAGGTAGAGGAAGAGGAGACCATGAAACAGTTGGTGGAAGAAAAGGAATTCAAAACGCATCTCAAACGGGAGGAGCTGAGTCGAGTTCAAGAAGAGGAGATTGAACGTTTCCAAAAAGATCAAGAAATGAGAATCCGTCGTTGCCGCGAAGAGATGCGCAAGGAGGAAGACCACGAGGTGGAGAAgttgaaggaggaggagaagagaaTGAAGAAAGATTTTGAGATGAGATTGTGTCTTCGTCAGCAGGAGATAAGGTCCGAGGAAGAGGATGTCTTGCAGCGTTTGAAGAGCGCAAAGGAAAGGAGAGTGAGTCTGTGTATGAAAGAGctgaaaaaagaggaagaggaggagaaagagcgTTTGAGGAATGACTTTGGGGTAAGAATTCGGCGTCAGCGGCAGGAAACCATGAGGGAGGAAGAAGTGGAGGTGGAGCAATTTAAGGCAGCGAAAGAGGGAAGGGTGAAAGACTACTCGGAGAAACTGCGCAATGAGGAAGATAAGGAGATGGAGGGTTTGAAGAGGGAAAAAGAAATGAGGATGCGCGTCTGTCAAGAGAAATTGAGAAGAGAGGAGGAAGTTGCGGTCAAGCGTCTGGAGACGGAAACAAATTGTAGAATACAGCTCTGCATTCAAGAGGTGAGGAGAAAAGAAGCAGAGGCCGTGGAGCAGATGAATAAGGAGGAGATGCGATTAAAGACAGAGAAGGACAAGAGAATGTGGCTTTTCCAGAAGGAGCTTagaaaagaggaggaagaggagactGATAATTTCAAGAGGCAAAAGGAGAACAGAATCCGGATTTATCAGGAAGAAATGAAGAAAGGAGAAGAGGTGGCTGTGGGACGTAGAGATGAGGGCGCTAGAGTGCATCTCTGCCAGGAGGAGGGCAATGAGGAACATATTTTGAGAGAGAAGGAGGACAGAATGTCTCAACAGAGGGATGAGTTGAAGTGTGAGGATGATGAGGTCTGGTTGAAAAGGAAGAGAGTGAAGAATATGCGAGTGCAACAGGAAAAACTGAGGAGGGAGTGCGAAGAAAATGAGGAGGCGTTGAAGAACGAGGACGAGGCCAGATTGTACCTTCAACAGGAAACAGGGAAGGAATCCAGAACTTACACAGTACTACAGAAGGAAGATGTCAAAGAGTTCCAGGAAACTGACCCAACAGACATAGAAAATCAGTCCATTGAAGAGGAGGAGCGATTGAGGGAGGAAAAGTTAATGCAGTTTTGCAAAGATGAGTTGATGCGAAAAGATGACGGAAACACTGATATTTTTAAGAAAGAGACCAAAGCACAACTGCTTCAGGAGACGCCCAAAAGAGAGGACTTGACGGAGCAACTTCAGAGAGAGAGTGGAGATAAAAGTGGTCTTTTTCAGGAGAGCCAACAGTCGGAAGAAGATGGATTGGAAAGTGAGAGGACTTATATCCAGCAGGAGAAGAGGTTTTTAGAGGAGGGAGAAAGTGTATCTTTGGTGGAGAATGCATTGCTACATCAGGGGGACCAGAGGGAGGACAGGACCAAGGAGATTTTGAAACCAGAGAACCAGGAGCCCTCACATCTTGGTCAGGACAAATGGGTAACAAAGGAAAAGGAAGATGGCGAGGAAGTGAAGAGGGACCGAGATAAGAGAATTCACCTTCAACTGGAGGAAAtgaagagagaagaagaagaggagatggaaggactgaagaaggaaaaagaGCAAAGAACACATCATCGGCAGGAGGAACTGAGCAGGCAAGAAAACGAGGAGGTTCAGCAGatgaagaaagaaaaggaaatgagGATTCTTAAACGTCAGGAGGAGCTGAGAGGTGAGGAAGAAGAGAAGACGCAACTTTTAAAACAGGGGAAGGAGCGAAGAACACGTCTGTGCCAGGAACAATTGAAaagagaggaggaggacgaggtggCACGATTGAGGTTGGAAAAGGAGAAGAGGACACGTCTTCTCCGTGAAAAGTTGTTgcgagaagaggaggaggagaagttGAATagggagaaggagaggaggttACGTCTGCGGCAGATTGAGTTGAAAAGGGAAGAAGAGAAGGAGAGGctgaagaaggagaaggagaagcgTATGCGTCTTCGCCAGGAAGAGGTGAgcaagaaggaggaggaggaagaggcggAGAGATTGAAAAGGGAAAAGGAGCAGAGGATGCTTTCACACCAGGAGCATTTGAAGAGAGATGAAGAAAGAGAAGCCGAAAGGTTGAAAACGGAAAAGGATAAAAGGATGCGTCTTCTCCTGGAGGATCTCAagagagaggaggaggaagagcgtTTACAAAAGGAGAAGCAAAAGAGGATGAGGCTCTCTCTGGAGGAATTTAggagagaggaagaggaggaaatgGCCAGGTTAAAGAGGGAAAAAGAGAAACGAATGCGTCTGTGTCAGGAGAGGTTAAGacgagaggaggaggaggagctagaGAAGttgaaaaagaagaaggaaaagcGAATGCATCTTCGCCAGGAGGAGCtcaggagaaaagaggaggaagagtTGGAGCAGTTGAGGAATAAAAATTCAGAGCTCTTTCAATTAGACCTCCGCAGTGAGCAACAACATCCGGATATGTTTGCTaataagaaagaaaaggaaatgcaccttcaaaatgttgatgttaggggagaagagaaagagaagacTATGAAGAGTGATTACAAGGACATACTGAAACTTAA GTTTTTGCGGCAGTGTCTCCTGACTAAGAAGAAGGAAAAGGAAGCCTTATTGACTCCTAGTCAGAATGAGGAGTTGACAGAATCTGTCCTGAAGGAGAGTGAAGAGGAGCCAATTACAATTGG GCCAGAACATGAAGCCATGTTGCAGTCACTTTGCGGTCCAGTGGAAGAAAG GCCTCAAAATGCAGAGATTTCTGGTGAACCCACACCAAAGAGGCAGTACTTTGAACATCTCGAGACAGAATCTGAAGGCGAGTTGAAAGAAGAGAACAGCATAAATGAGGACTGCAGcatcaaaaatgtcaatttcttcAAACCAGAG CTCGGAGACGTGAATATTCCCGATTTGACTGAGACAGTCTTCAGTGAGAATTCTGATCTGATGGAACCG gcCATCCCGACCACTTGGGAAAAGTAG